GTTGTAGGTTAGAGGGTTCGATCAATGGTTTGTTCCTTCAGAGCGCCGGCATCATTCCTTGTGGCGCGACAGAGTCAAGCACGGGATTTTGCATCTGACGATCCCGAGGCGACACCGGGCGGGCAATTGCCTGCCGCACGAAGCCGGGCTGAAGCTGCTCCACGAGCCGCGCGCGCCGCAGGAACTGCCGGTGACGGCGCTCCTCTGCAACGCTCACGGCATCGCGGAATGGAAACTGTTCCGAAACGAATGACAAGGCAGTGCCTTGACCCAATGGAAAAGAAAACAAATCAAACCGAAGCCCGGAACGGGCGAAGGCCCGCAGGGCCGAGTGAGCGGGAGCGAACGAGTCCCAATAGTCCGGGGCAAGCGACGTGAAAACGAGCGCCGCCCTGGGTTCAATAAACAAAATAAAATTCTCCCTCTCCTCGCCAAACGAGGAGAGGGCCGGGGTGAGGAGTCGAATCGAACCGCAGAAACTATTTCTTCACCGGGACTCGGCTTTGCACAAGTAGTCGTGCGAGCGTGCTTTTGTCCACCAGTTTTATTCGGGCGTTCATCTCAGCAAAGTGACGCGCGTCTGCTGAAAAAGTGGAAGCCGTAACCATGACGCCAGCGGAAAAAGAAGGGTCAGCGGTAATCACACCCAGGAGCTTTTGCAGTTCTGGCCTGCCAACGGGGTCTTCTTGTCGCTTGCATTGGATGGCGAGCTTGTCTCGTCCCGTTGGATGATCTCGGATTGCGATAACATCCACGCCTCCATCTCTCGTCTGTTTTGTGCGACGGGCGGAGTAACCCATCCCGGTGTAGAGACGCTCCACTAAATCCTCAAAATCTGTTGCTGAAAGTTGTTGCGGCGTGACTGTGGCCGCATACGCGATTCGTTGTTCGGCCTGAACGCTGGCGGGAACGCCGCGATTCGCCTGAGCCGCTTGAGTCTCGCCAACTGAAGGTCTCGCCGAGTCTTGCTTTTTCGGGGGCGCTTGAAGCCCAAACAATTCAAACAACTCATCCTCTGTCAATCCGGTGCCGTCCAGATTAGATTGCGAATCAATCACTCTGCCAAACAGGTCGCGCTTGCGAGACAGGATGGCTTGGATTCGGCCTTCGATGCTGTTCTCAACCCACAAGTGGACTATGAAAGCGTCCTTCTTTTGCCCAATGCCGAGAATCCGTCCGTTTGCTTGATCTTCGACTGCGGGATTCCACCAGTGATCGAAATGAATCACGTAGTTCGCCACTTTAAGATCGGGCAGACCGACTCCAGCGACTTTGGGGTTGGCGACAAAGACTGCCTTGCTGGCGTCATTCGAGAACGACTCGATGCACGCACGTCGCTGGCCGTCCGTTGTTGCACGCCCGTAGTTGACACAACCGAATCTGCCAAGCCGTTCCGCGAGGAAATCACGACCACTGTCAATATATTGGGTAAATAACAGCACCTTGTCAGCATTGGCTTTTATTTGTTCCAGTTGGTCTGACAACCATTCCAGCTTGGCGCTTTCGCCACTTGGGAGGTGGACATTGCAAAGTTGCTTGAGAGCTTGAAGCTTTGCCAGCGCATGCGTGAGCGTGACGCGCTCGCCGAGCTGTTTTAATTCAGCAACGGACTCGCGAAACGCTTGCTCGTAAGCTTCAAGCTGGCGGCCTTCCATCTCGACAACAACCGACTGATGACGTGGTTCTTTGAAATGCTTGACAACATCCGCGGTTCGCCGCCGCAGGAAGTAGGGTTGGATTTTCCGCTTGGCTGTTTCTTCGCTCTCAAATTCCCTACGGAGCAACCCCGGTTTCAGAAATTCAAAAATTGAAACCAAGTCCTCGACGGAGTTTTCAATCGGTGTCGCCGACAGTCCCCAGCGGTATTTGCACGTTGAAGTCTTCGTCAGGTTGTCGTCTGCCGTTCGCAGAAAGCCCGGCTTGGGAGCGTGTCCGACAACTTGTTTGAGCTTTTGTGCGGTCGCCGTTCCCGCGTTTTTGATGCGCTGGATTTCATCCGCGACGATCAGGCCGAATCCTTTTTCTCCCCGTATGGCTACGATGTCCTCGAAATCACTGACAATGGTTTCGTAGTTAGTCGCGTACACGTGCGCTGGCATCCGCCACATGGTCCGGCGCTCGTCTTTGCTTGTGCTGCGAACAACCGTCAGGCCCCGCCACAACTCCGGCGACCATTTTTCGAGTTGCTTCTGCCAATGTATGAGCAACGGAATTGGGCAGACGACGAGTGCAGAATCAATCTTGCCCGTTTGGAAAAGAAGTTTCATCGCCACGACGGTCTGAATTGTTTTACCAGTCTGGACGCCGTCACCCAACAGCGCGGCTTCGCGTGACGCCAGAAAACGGACGCCCTCCGGCTGGTGCGGAAGCAATTCTGCTGGCAGAAAAACTTGCTCTTGTGTTGTGAGGTCAAACGGTGGCGGTTGAAGCAGGGGCAGCAGTAAATCCCAAACGCTCATCGGCTGTCTGCTGTGGCTTCCATCAGCATTTTTCGTTTCGCGATAACTTTTTCGATAGCCGCGATCCTCTGGTTCGGGTTGTTGAGGCAACGACTGTGATGTTTGCGTCAATTTGAATCCTTCGGCTTTGCGGTAAGCTTTGCCATCGGCTCGCGCCCTGCCAAGCGGCTTGAAAAGATTCCCGGAGATTTGAACTGCTTGTTCGAGTAAATTCAGACAGTCAGCGATTTGCGGGAGAGCGAGCGCCCTGAACTCAACGCGCGACACAAAACTCTCTGCGCGTTGAAGCTCCATCGGATGCAGAAGCGTTTCGGGCAGCTCCAAAAGTGGAAACAACCTCTGCTGAACCGGTACGAAGCAATACTCGCTTGCATTGATTACGCTGACACGAGTTGGTTTCCATTGAAGGTGCTCGTGGGTCGTCGGCACTGATAAGAGCGAGACGATCTGCGAACGAGGCTCGGTGAAAACGAATGGAAGTATGCCGGTTCGACCCGTATTGATCCGGTCAAAGTTGAATATCTGACATTTGGCGCGCTCAGAAAGAAGCCCGACTGTGCCGCCAAGAACGCTGGGGAATCTGTATTCGGATGATTCGAGAAAGCTTAAAGTCGGTGGCGCGAGATGTGGGACTTCGACGCCAGCATTGCGGGCAGGCGATACCGGCACGATCACTTTCGCAATGCCGTAATGAACGCGTCGAAAGATGATGGCAACAATGGACACGCTAACTCGCCAAAACTTTCTGCTGATGCACGTATTCCAAGCCTTTGGTGAGCCGCTCGAACGGTTCAACCAAATCCCATCTGCCGAACAACTCTCGCAACTTCTCTCGCGAGTAATCCATATCGCCAGCGAACTGCCAATGCGCCTCCATGACGATTGGATCAAACTTGCCAGACTCTGAAGCCATAACTAGCGGCTTGGCTTTTTCTGCTCCGTCGCTACTTAACTTCACATCCGCCCCTTGTCGTCGGAGGCGCACAACCGGCGTGTCGGTCTTGTGCCTCAAGTCAAAGAACAGACTTTCTTGAATGATGATTACTTCCGGGTGTTCTTGAACGGCCGAGAGAAGTGGTGCGCCAATCAACTCGACAAGGACGTGTGGCAATAACGTCTGACCGTAGAGCGTCCGCTGCACGGCGTTCGGTTTCACCGGAGCTGTGCAACGAAACTCCAAAGGCTTGCCCCAATCATCGGTGATGAGAATCGCACCTCGATACGATGCGCCGCTGTCCAACTCCATGTATCCCAGAAACGCGATCTTTCCAGGCTGGCCGACGTTTGCTGCTTCGTTCTCCATGATGTCTGCTCCTCTCGTTGGCTGGTTGTACTACAGAGCTCGTTCTAAATCATTTTGGTTTGTTGGTTCTCTGGTGGTTTGCTTTTACTGACGTGAGAGTATGTGAAACGATTGTTTCCGGCAAGCGCGGCTATTTTCGACTCCTCACCCCGGCCCTCTCCTCGTTTGGCGAGGAGAGGGAGAATTATTTTGCGGGACGATTTACCCAGGGTGACACTGCGTTTGCCCTGGGCTATTATCTTTCGCTCCGATGGAGCTTTGATTTGATGAACACCAAAGATTTTCTCCGTCTTGGCGTGCCCTTGGGACCGGCGACCCGCCGCGCGACGGATTTTATTTCCAGATTCATCCTCGGCGGCGGCGACAAAACGCAGTTGGAGCAGGAAGTGAAGGCGATTGTCACCGATCCGTCGGCGTTTGTGGACGATCCGTTGCGCGAGGAATTCACCAGGGCATTGCTCAGTGCGCCGCCGCGCATGAGAATGTTTTCTCCCCAACAACCCTCATCCGGCCTGCGGCCACCTTCTCCCGCTCCCACGAGCGAAGGAGCTCGCGCCGAGCCGGTGAAATATCGGCAGTGGGGCGAAGGTCTGGATCACGAGGCCGTGATGCAGATGGAGAAGGCGTGTCTGTTGCCCGTGTCGGTGGCGGGCGCGTTGATGCCGGACGCGCACGTCGGTTACGGCCTGCCCATCGGCGGCGTGCTGGCCACGGAGAACGCGGTGATTCCCTACGCCGTCGGCGTGGACATCGCCTGCCGCATGAAGATGACGGTTTTGGACATCCCGTTACGCGACCTGGAGCGAAAACAGGACCGGCTCACGCGCGCCATCGAGGCCGAGACACGCTTCGGTGTCGGGGCGTCATTCAAGAATCGCCGCGAGCACGAGGTGATGGACGCGGATTGGTCGGTCAGCTCGATCACGAAACAGAACAAGGACCGCGCGTGGTCGCAACTGGGCACGAGCGGGAGCGGAAATCATTTCGTGGAGTTCGGTTTGTTCACTTTGCACAGCGATCTCACGCACCCCCTCATCCCATCCTTCTCTCCCAGTGGGGGAGAAGGTGTCCGAAGGACGGTTGAGGGGGCGACGCAGCATTTGCCGGCGGGAACTTACGTGGCGTTGCTGTCGCACAGCGGCAGTCACGGCACGGGCGCGGCGGTGTGCGATCATTACAGCAAGATTGCGTTCAGCCAGTTTTCCGACCTGCCAAAGGAGTTGAAACGGCTGGCATGGCTGTCGCTCGATTCTGGGGAAGGACAGGAATACTGGAACGCGATGGAGTTGATGGGCCGATACGCGGCCGCGAACCACGCGTGCATCCATCGTCACATCGCGGAAAACCTCGGCGCGCAGGTATTGCTTGATCTGGAGAACCATCATAACTTTGCCTGGAAGGAACGGTACGTCATCGATGGCGTGGAACGCGAGGTCATCGTGCATCGCAAAGGGGCGACGCCCGCGGGGCGGGATGTGCTGGGCATCATTCCCGGCTCGATGGCATCGCCGGGCTTCGTTGTGAGCGGGAAGGGTAATTCGGATTCATTGAACTCTGCGTCGCACGGCGCGGGTCGCGCGATGAGCCGCAAGGCCGCGAATGAGAAATTCAACTGGAAGGACGTGAACCGTTTTCTCCGCGAGCGCGGCGTGACGCTCATCAGCGTCGGTCTTGACGAAGTGCCGATGGCCTATAAGAACATCCGCGAAGTGATGGCGGCGCAAAACGATCTGGTGACAGTGCTCGGCGAGTTCATGCCCAGACTGGTGAAGATGGCGCCGGGCGGCGAGCGGCCGGAGGATTGAGGACGAACAGGCAGTCGCGCCGCGGGTCCTGTCTGCCAAAAGGGACTTCAGCGCGCCGGTTCCGGTCTCGAATAAAACCCGGTCTTTTTCGTTTCCACCGACGGGCCCCACACGCGGATGTTGCGGACTTTGCCGACGTCGTCAAACGAGCCGAGGCCGATATAACCCGCGCCAAAGGTTTTGTCGGCGCCCACCATGATCGGTTTCGTCATATCATCGAAATAAACCTTGATGCTGCCGTCGCTCAATTTGCGTTCGAGCCGGACATGGTGCCAACGGTTGAGGCCCCAAACGATTCCCGCGGTCGTCTGTTTTGCAATGGCCAGGCGCGGCTCATTGTTCACGATGAAAATATTGTGCGCGTGCGGATCGGCGGCGACAGCCATGTGCACGTAGTAGAGGTGCGCGGGGTCCTGAACGCCGAAGCACATGCACATGTCCTGGTGTGGATAAGGTTCCTTGGTCGAAAGCAGGTCAGCCTCCAGAATGAACTCGCCAAACACCTTGTCGGCGATCAACGCGAGGTTGAAGGGCGAGCGGACGGACGGTTCGTAATGGCTTTGTTGAAAAAGTTCCAACGCGGCGCCGTTGTCGGCCCTGTCGAAGCGCCACGCCTTCGGGTCGGTCATCACAAAATCCCTCAAAGCGGCCGGTTCGTCGCACTTCTGTTCGTAGAGCAGCTTGTAACCTTCCGGCAACGGCCGCTTGCTCCCTTTGTCGAAGACCAGCGCGCCGCCGGAGAGTCCGCTGTCGTCCCGCCGCTTCAGATCGGGCGCCCGGCCGGAAGCGGCGATGAATCCGGCCAGCAGGACCAGCGTGGTAATGTTGTTCATGCGGCTCAAGGTTTCGTCGGCCAGCACAGACGACAGACGGGTTCGGCGGGTCAAACCTTTTCCGGCACCACGAACGGCTTCCGGTACTCGCGCGTCAACAGCTTGTTCGCTTCGTGGTTGCCGGGGAATGTCCGCTGGCGCGGGTCCATCTTCAAAAACTCGCCGAGCGCGACCGGCGTCCGGGCCAGATCCACACCGTTCGCCTCCAGATGGTGCTGCATGCGCTCGAAGGTGCTCGTCGCGTCCCTGTCCGCCTTGATCTTTTCGAGGATCTCGCCCGGCGACGCGTGTTTGCCGAGCTGGTACGAAATGTTGCCGGTGTGGCACAGCGCGCTGGAAATGTAACCGTCCTCGATGTCGGCGTTCAGGTCGCTGACTTTCCGGCTCCGCATGGCGCCGATAAAATTCTCAAAGTGGCTCGACGATCCTTTCCAGTGCTTGACCTCCTTGCCCTCCTTGTCGAAGGCGGTCGCGCTGGTGTAGTCCGGGACGAACACATACCCGCCTTCGCAATGGACGATCACGCAGACACTGCCACCCTTGCCCTTTTCGTCGGACGGAAACCGGTCCATGTCGCCGCTGTTCCAGCCTTTGTCCGTCTGATGCGATTTGTCTTTGGGCAGACCGCGCACTTCAAAAATGAGCGGTGCCGCAGAATAATCGTGGAAAACGATCTGGGTATTGGCCGTCTCACCGTCGTCGTCGTAACCAAGCCGGCCGCCGACGCTCCAGACGCGCGGTGACAGTTCACTCTCGCCGAGGAACCAGCGCGCGATGTCCATCTGGTGGATGCCCTGGTTGCCCATGTCGCCGTTGCCGTAATTCCAGAACCAATGCCAGTCGTAGTGGAAACGCTTCCGGCGGATGGGAGCCATCGGGGCGGGGCCGGACCACAAATCGTAATCCACCTCCGGCGGCGGCGGTTGCGGCGCGCTGACCTTGCCGATGCTCGTTCGCGGTTTGTAGCAAAGTCCCCGGGCGATGTTGATCTTGCCGAGGTTGCCCGCGCGGACCCATTCGATCGCTTCCTTGATGGCCTGGCTGGAACGGCTCTGGGTGCCGGCCTGCACGATTTTTTTGTGTTTGCGCGCCGCTTCGACCATCTTGGCGCCTTCCCAGACGTTGTGGCAGACCGGTTTTTCCACGTACACGTCCTTCCCGGCCTGGATCGCCCAGATGGTGGCGAGCGAATGCCAGTGGTTGGGCGTGGCGACGCTGATGGCATCGAGATCTTTCAATTCAAGCAGCTTTCGAATGTCCGTGAACCCCGCCACCTGTTCGTTGCGCTTGCCGAACTGCTCGATTTGTGTGCCAAGGATCCTTTTATCAACGTCGCAAAGCGCGACGATGCGGACGTTCTTGTTCGCCAGCCCCCGCAATTCGGAGATATGGTCTTTGCCGCGCCCGCCGAAGCCGACGACGGCCACGCGGATTTCGTCGTTGGCGCCGGGCACGCGCGCCCATGAGCAGGCGGGCAGGCTGAACGCGGCGGCGGTGACGGCTGTGCTTTTCAGGAACGTTCTGCGATTGATCGTTTTCATAAAGTGCTCCGCTGCGGTGAGTGCCGAAGGGCGGGATTCATCGCTTTGATTTTGCGTACTCCTCATAGCGCTCCGCGACCTTCGCTTCCTTTTCATCGCCGCGATGAATGTAAAAGCGGTAGCGGAACGTGACGCTCTTACCGGACGGAAGCGTGTAGTTGCCCGCGCCGACGGGTTTCTTTTCAAAGTCATGAAGGCCGAACGGATTGGCGGCGAACAGTCCGTAGTCACGCACGTGCCACCAGGTCGGGTGCCGCAGGTTCTGCGGATGATCGAAGATTGCCACGCCGACGATTTTGCCGTCGACCGGACCATGGTAGTCCACCCAGTTGGCGCGCTTGCCCCAGGTGTCGCCGTCGCGCACGCCTTCGCTGTTGACGATGTGGCCGGTGGGTTTGCCCTGGTTGAATTTGTTCGGGGCGAGCCGCAGGGTTTCGTTCAGGCGTACTCCCATCATGCCTTCCTTGGTGTCGCCGAAAACTACGTCGCCGTTCGACGCGTGGACGGTGACTTCAAAATCGAACAGGCGTTCGTCGTCCGGCCGGCCGTAGACGCGGAGCGTGCGGTCGTCGGTGCAAACCACCTTGCCGTCCGGGCCGACGTACTGGTCCTTCGACCTGACCACGCCTTCGTTACGGCCCGATTTGATCGAGGTGAACTTCTGATGGACCGTCCTGCCCGCTTTCGGTTCCTCGCTCCAAAAATCGATGCCGTTGATGGAACCGTGCTCGAACCAGAGCGACTTCTGGTGCGGATGATCGTGCTGTTCATTGTCGGTGTCCTTCATCGGCCAGTCGCGCGTCAGCGGCAACTCGTCGGGCCCCAGGACCGGGTAAAGAAACGGGCGTGAAACGTTTTTGAAATGATATTCGGTGAACAGCCTGCCGTTGATCTCGA
The nucleotide sequence above comes from Candidatus Angelobacter sp.. Encoded proteins:
- a CDS encoding restriction endonuclease, which codes for MELQRAESFVSRVEFRALALPQIADCLNLLEQAVQISGNLFKPLGRARADGKAYRKAEGFKLTQTSQSLPQQPEPEDRGYRKSYRETKNADGSHSRQPMSVWDLLLPLLQPPPFDLTTQEQVFLPAELLPHQPEGVRFLASREAALLGDGVQTGKTIQTVVAMKLLFQTGKIDSALVVCPIPLLIHWQKQLEKWSPELWRGLTVVRSTSKDERRTMWRMPAHVYATNYETIVSDFEDIVAIRGEKGFGLIVADEIQRIKNAGTATAQKLKQVVGHAPKPGFLRTADDNLTKTSTCKYRWGLSATPIENSVEDLVSIFEFLKPGLLRREFESEETAKRKIQPYFLRRRTADVVKHFKEPRHQSVVVEMEGRQLEAYEQAFRESVAELKQLGERVTLTHALAKLQALKQLCNVHLPSGESAKLEWLSDQLEQIKANADKVLLFTQYIDSGRDFLAERLGRFGCVNYGRATTDGQRRACIESFSNDASKAVFVANPKVAGVGLPDLKVANYVIHFDHWWNPAVEDQANGRILGIGQKKDAFIVHLWVENSIEGRIQAILSRKRDLFGRVIDSQSNLDGTGLTEDELFELFGLQAPPKKQDSARPSVGETQAAQANRGVPASVQAEQRIAYAATVTPQQLSATDFEDLVERLYTGMGYSARRTKQTRDGGVDVIAIRDHPTGRDKLAIQCKRQEDPVGRPELQKLLGVITADPSFSAGVMVTASTFSADARHFAEMNARIKLVDKSTLARLLVQSRVPVKK
- a CDS encoding RtcB family protein — translated: MRVCETIVSGKRGYFRLLTPALSSFGEERENYFAGRFTQGDTAFALGYYLSLRWSFDLMNTKDFLRLGVPLGPATRRATDFISRFILGGGDKTQLEQEVKAIVTDPSAFVDDPLREEFTRALLSAPPRMRMFSPQQPSSGLRPPSPAPTSEGARAEPVKYRQWGEGLDHEAVMQMEKACLLPVSVAGALMPDAHVGYGLPIGGVLATENAVIPYAVGVDIACRMKMTVLDIPLRDLERKQDRLTRAIEAETRFGVGASFKNRREHEVMDADWSVSSITKQNKDRAWSQLGTSGSGNHFVEFGLFTLHSDLTHPLIPSFSPSGGEGVRRTVEGATQHLPAGTYVALLSHSGSHGTGAAVCDHYSKIAFSQFSDLPKELKRLAWLSLDSGEGQEYWNAMELMGRYAAANHACIHRHIAENLGAQVLLDLENHHNFAWKERYVIDGVEREVIVHRKGATPAGRDVLGIIPGSMASPGFVVSGKGNSDSLNSASHGAGRAMSRKAANEKFNWKDVNRFLRERGVTLISVGLDEVPMAYKNIREVMAAQNDLVTVLGEFMPRLVKMAPGGERPED
- a CDS encoding Gfo/Idh/MocA family oxidoreductase, which translates into the protein MKTINRRTFLKSTAVTAAAFSLPACSWARVPGANDEIRVAVVGFGGRGKDHISELRGLANKNVRIVALCDVDKRILGTQIEQFGKRNEQVAGFTDIRKLLELKDLDAISVATPNHWHSLATIWAIQAGKDVYVEKPVCHNVWEGAKMVEAARKHKKIVQAGTQSRSSQAIKEAIEWVRAGNLGKINIARGLCYKPRTSIGKVSAPQPPPPEVDYDLWSGPAPMAPIRRKRFHYDWHWFWNYGNGDMGNQGIHQMDIARWFLGESELSPRVWSVGGRLGYDDDGETANTQIVFHDYSAAPLIFEVRGLPKDKSHQTDKGWNSGDMDRFPSDEKGKGGSVCVIVHCEGGYVFVPDYTSATAFDKEGKEVKHWKGSSSHFENFIGAMRSRKVSDLNADIEDGYISSALCHTGNISYQLGKHASPGEILEKIKADRDATSTFERMQHHLEANGVDLARTPVALGEFLKMDPRQRTFPGNHEANKLLTREYRKPFVVPEKV
- a CDS encoding PmoA family protein, which translates into the protein MKAFSRLNVLHPVVAVALALSPHAADAKDGVKIIQRDDRLRIEINGRLFTEYHFKNVSRPFLYPVLGPDELPLTRDWPMKDTDNEQHDHPHQKSLWFEHGSINGIDFWSEEPKAGRTVHQKFTSIKSGRNEGVVRSKDQYVGPDGKVVCTDDRTLRVYGRPDDERLFDFEVTVHASNGDVVFGDTKEGMMGVRLNETLRLAPNKFNQGKPTGHIVNSEGVRDGDTWGKRANWVDYHGPVDGKIVGVAIFDHPQNLRHPTWWHVRDYGLFAANPFGLHDFEKKPVGAGNYTLPSGKSVTFRYRFYIHRGDEKEAKVAERYEEYAKSKR